A portion of the Hymenobacter gelipurpurascens genome contains these proteins:
- a CDS encoding class I SAM-dependent methyltransferase: MQPESHLDATYWQQRYAIGQTGWDTGSVTPPLREYFVQLGHPDDRRILIPGAGRAYEAEYLYNAGWKNVLVADVAPEPLHDLQTRVPGFPVDHLLQQDFFTLEPTPPYDLLVEQTFFCALDPVLRPAYAQQCALLLRPGGTLVGLLFDTTFSQPGPPFGGSAEEYRTYFAPYFDFVHFAPATNSITPRQGRELFICLRRK, translated from the coding sequence ATGCAACCGGAATCTCACCTCGATGCCACATATTGGCAGCAACGCTACGCAATAGGCCAGACCGGCTGGGATACGGGTTCGGTAACGCCCCCGCTGCGAGAATATTTTGTGCAGCTAGGCCACCCCGACGACCGGCGTATTCTCATTCCGGGCGCTGGTCGTGCGTATGAGGCTGAATATCTGTATAATGCAGGCTGGAAGAATGTATTGGTAGCCGACGTGGCTCCCGAGCCGCTGCACGATTTGCAGACGCGGGTTCCCGGTTTTCCGGTAGACCACTTGCTTCAACAGGATTTTTTTACGCTGGAACCCACGCCTCCGTATGATTTATTGGTGGAGCAGACTTTTTTCTGCGCCCTCGATCCGGTCCTTCGCCCGGCCTACGCCCAGCAGTGTGCCCTTCTGCTGCGGCCCGGCGGAACGCTCGTAGGCCTGTTGTTCGATACGACCTTCAGTCAGCCGGGGCCACCATTCGGGGGCTCAGCGGAGGAGTACCGCACCTACTTCGCGCCGTATTTCGATTTCGTGCATTTCGCTCCGGCCACTAATTCCATAACGCCCCGCCAAG
- the cphA gene encoding cyanophycin synthetase, with amino-acid sequence MKIIDLRTMRGPSYWSVKHYKLIVMKVDMQDLADNWSSAIPALAEQLPELLPELAQLPPVDSSSKAAQKNPPLTQEQLTDGEPLGHVIQHVALALQRTAGMQVHWGKSYPAHQEGVEFVVFAYQEERAGRMAAEVAVELVDDICHGRPVNLKPIIDELHEIREEEFIGPSTYSIVAEAATRNIPYIQLKNSSIIQLGYGVNQKRIWATTTSYTSHAGVEVAGNKNRTKAMLNDAGVPVPNGTTVYSEDGLRDAIEELGFPIVTKPLDGNHGKGATIRIMNWEAAVEGLKAAQVYSRAVIVEQFIEGHDYRLLVVNGKLIAAAKRTPAAVVGNGSSTIQQLIEEVNKDPRRGIGHEKVLTSIKADQHTLEILKAQDLTLESVLPQGQELYLKSTANISTGGTATDVTDLVHPYNVLLAERVSGIVGLDICGIDLLTNDIAVPLNETRGAVIEVNAAPGFRMHIAPTQGLPRNVAAPVVDMLFPQGSTARIPIMAVTGTNGKTTTTQLMAHIVASKGYKVGYTTTNGIYIQGVQLQSGDCTGGQSAEFVLKDPTVNFAVLETARGGMLRSGLGFHTCDVAVVTNVAADHLGLRDIYTVEEMAAVKGVLPRTVRPEGWAVLNADDDLVYAMREKLECNVALFSITDDNPRIKEHIEHGGLAAVYEEGYITIYKNSYKLRIDRAAEFPITFGGRATFNIENSLAAALACYCYGFDKEDIKLALRTFVPSAAKMPGRMNTYKFPDFEVIVDYAHNTHGIGKFAQFLNATEATHKVGVISGLGDRRDEDTLGFARIAGSIFDEVILRQDRDLRGKTAEQLKEIMERGLRLDAPDLRITYIENEPDANEYVLTHAKPGSVIVLFTENIKATLAQLDKYEAQVKTAL; translated from the coding sequence ATGAAGATTATTGACCTCCGCACGATGCGCGGCCCGAGCTACTGGTCCGTTAAGCATTACAAGCTTATTGTGATGAAGGTGGACATGCAGGACCTGGCCGACAACTGGTCGAGTGCGATTCCTGCTTTAGCCGAGCAATTGCCCGAGCTCCTGCCGGAGCTGGCGCAACTGCCCCCCGTTGACTCCTCCAGTAAAGCGGCTCAGAAAAACCCTCCGCTAACCCAGGAGCAACTGACTGATGGGGAGCCGCTAGGCCACGTTATTCAGCACGTAGCGCTGGCCCTGCAGCGCACAGCCGGCATGCAAGTACATTGGGGCAAGTCGTATCCAGCGCATCAGGAAGGGGTGGAGTTTGTGGTGTTTGCCTATCAGGAGGAACGTGCGGGTCGTATGGCTGCCGAAGTGGCGGTGGAGCTTGTGGATGATATTTGCCATGGGCGTCCCGTGAACCTGAAGCCTATCATTGATGAGCTGCACGAAATCAGGGAAGAGGAATTTATTGGCCCTAGCACGTACAGCATCGTGGCAGAGGCTGCCACCCGCAACATCCCCTACATTCAGCTGAAGAATAGCAGCATCATCCAGCTGGGGTATGGCGTCAACCAGAAGCGTATCTGGGCTACTACCACCAGCTACACCTCTCATGCAGGAGTAGAAGTGGCCGGCAATAAAAATCGGACAAAGGCCATGCTCAACGATGCGGGTGTGCCTGTGCCAAACGGCACCACCGTGTATTCGGAAGACGGTCTACGCGACGCCATTGAAGAGCTGGGCTTTCCCATCGTGACGAAGCCCCTGGACGGTAACCATGGCAAGGGTGCTACTATCCGCATTATGAACTGGGAAGCGGCAGTAGAAGGTCTGAAAGCGGCGCAAGTGTATTCCCGCGCGGTCATCGTGGAGCAGTTCATTGAAGGCCACGATTACCGGCTGCTGGTAGTGAATGGTAAGCTCATTGCCGCCGCCAAGCGCACACCAGCCGCCGTTGTGGGCAATGGTTCCAGCACCATACAGCAGCTCATTGAGGAAGTAAACAAGGACCCACGACGGGGAATAGGCCACGAAAAAGTGCTTACCAGCATCAAGGCCGACCAGCATACGCTGGAAATACTAAAGGCACAGGACCTCACGCTGGAATCCGTATTGCCGCAAGGACAGGAGCTGTATCTGAAGAGCACCGCGAACATCAGCACCGGCGGCACTGCCACCGATGTAACCGACCTGGTGCATCCGTACAATGTGTTGTTGGCGGAGCGCGTGTCGGGCATCGTTGGCCTTGATATCTGTGGCATTGATTTGCTCACCAACGACATTGCTGTTCCCCTGAACGAAACACGCGGGGCCGTAATTGAAGTAAATGCCGCTCCTGGTTTCCGGATGCACATTGCGCCTACCCAGGGCTTGCCGCGCAACGTAGCGGCGCCGGTGGTGGATATGCTGTTCCCACAGGGAAGCACCGCCCGCATTCCTATTATGGCGGTAACCGGCACCAACGGTAAAACAACTACTACGCAGTTGATGGCCCATATTGTGGCCTCCAAAGGCTACAAAGTAGGCTATACTACCACCAACGGTATTTATATACAGGGCGTGCAGCTGCAGAGCGGCGACTGCACCGGCGGGCAAAGCGCCGAGTTTGTGTTGAAAGACCCGACGGTAAACTTCGCGGTGCTGGAAACGGCACGAGGCGGCATGCTTCGCTCGGGCCTTGGCTTCCATACCTGCGATGTGGCCGTGGTAACCAACGTGGCGGCCGACCACCTAGGCTTACGGGATATTTATACGGTAGAGGAAATGGCCGCCGTGAAAGGCGTGCTGCCGCGCACCGTGCGCCCCGAAGGCTGGGCTGTACTCAACGCCGATGATGACCTGGTGTACGCTATGCGGGAGAAGCTGGAATGCAACGTAGCATTGTTCAGCATCACCGACGACAACCCGCGCATCAAAGAGCACATTGAGCACGGTGGCCTAGCGGCGGTGTACGAAGAGGGGTACATCACCATTTATAAGAACAGCTACAAACTTCGCATCGACCGCGCCGCTGAATTCCCGATTACGTTCGGAGGGCGCGCTACTTTCAACATCGAAAACTCCTTGGCGGCGGCTTTAGCTTGCTACTGCTACGGCTTCGATAAGGAGGACATCAAGCTAGCATTGCGCACGTTTGTCCCATCGGCAGCCAAAATGCCGGGCCGTATGAACACGTACAAATTCCCCGACTTCGAGGTGATTGTGGACTACGCGCACAATACGCATGGCATCGGGAAATTTGCCCAGTTCCTGAACGCTACGGAAGCTACGCACAAAGTAGGCGTAATATCTGGCCTAGGCGACCGGCGCGACGAGGATACGCTGGGTTTCGCCAGGATTGCGGGCAGCATTTTCGATGAAGTAATTCTGCGCCAAGACCGTGACTTACGCGGCAAAACGGCCGAGCAGCTAAAGGAAATCATGGAGCGGGGCCTGCGCCTGGATGCCCCCGACTTGCGCATCACCTACATCGAAAACGAACCCGATGCCAATGAGTATGTGCTGACGCATGCAAAGCCGGGTTCAGTTATTGTGCTGTTCACGGAAAATATCAAAGCCACCTTGGCCCAGCTGGATAAATACGAAGCACAGGTAAAGACCGCCTTATAG